From a single Nostoc edaphicum CCNP1411 genomic region:
- a CDS encoding DUF6918 family protein: MGLSDGLLNPTKKAMVIDDCCNMIEGQLASKSGMNGMVLKTAFAALKGIKPGYIPYVVELILPQCFTALDPIWNEGVEKGDPIGHLSNNSSRTADALLSVTDARVKNTKRQIVRGTYEKLRGSAKKYVEEAVPDLAKVIHNYTKA, translated from the coding sequence ATGGGACTTAGCGACGGACTTTTGAACCCGACGAAAAAAGCTATGGTCATAGATGACTGTTGCAACATGATTGAAGGACAGCTTGCATCCAAGTCAGGTATGAACGGCATGGTTTTAAAAACTGCCTTTGCCGCCTTGAAGGGGATTAAACCAGGGTATATTCCTTACGTCGTTGAGCTGATTTTACCTCAATGCTTCACGGCACTTGATCCCATCTGGAATGAAGGCGTAGAGAAAGGCGACCCAATTGGACACCTGAGTAATAATAGCTCTCGTACCGCAGATGCGCTGCTGAGTGTTACTGATGCCAGAGTCAAAAACACAAAGCGCCAAATCGTGCGAGGAACCTATGAAAAACTTCGCGGTTCAGCGAAAAAGTACGTAGAAGAAGCAGTACCAGATTTAGCCAAAGTAATCCATAATTACACTAAGGCATAA
- a CDS encoding P pilus assembly protein, chaperone PapD — protein sequence MLNHNWRSLAAVSAGLFALILFPGAAKAQMSVSPLVIEAKAERGQAQGMITISNTSKTPSRIRIYAQPFTYSRDSGFQTLSSSPNDLTKYLQFSPRELTVKPGEVRRVRLISRLAPNLPDGEYRAVVFNETLSESKDAAGNNVTLVARIGVTFYVRKGNLSPQLAIDSASFNPEQKQIQILVRNNGQATVLPSLNWTLRQGQTVIKTGQVDTNAVVANSDRNFLLNYPNKNQPALNPGQYQLSGELFWGEDSKKSKLPFNLNITIPTQTAASQKK from the coding sequence ATGCTCAATCATAATTGGCGCTCTCTAGCTGCTGTTAGTGCTGGCTTATTCGCCCTAATATTGTTTCCTGGTGCTGCTAAAGCACAAATGAGCGTTTCTCCTCTGGTGATTGAAGCCAAGGCGGAACGCGGACAAGCCCAAGGAATGATCACAATTTCCAATACCAGTAAGACTCCTTCTCGGATTCGGATCTATGCTCAACCTTTCACATATAGCCGCGATTCAGGGTTTCAAACCTTATCCTCTAGTCCCAATGACCTGACAAAATATCTGCAATTCTCACCGCGTGAGTTGACTGTCAAACCAGGAGAAGTTCGGCGGGTGCGCCTCATTAGCCGCTTGGCTCCTAATTTACCTGATGGGGAATATCGTGCGGTAGTGTTTAATGAAACTCTTAGTGAATCCAAAGATGCTGCTGGTAATAACGTTACTTTGGTGGCACGAATTGGCGTGACATTCTACGTCAGAAAAGGCAATCTTTCTCCACAATTAGCGATTGATAGTGCCAGCTTTAACCCAGAGCAAAAACAAATTCAAATTTTAGTTCGCAATAACGGTCAAGCAACTGTTCTCCCTAGTTTAAATTGGACTTTACGTCAAGGACAAACTGTTATCAAAACTGGACAGGTAGATACTAATGCTGTAGTGGCAAATAGCGATCGCAATTTCTTATTAAATTACCCCAATAAAAACCAACCAGCCCTGAATCCTGGTCAATATCAGCTAAGTGGTGAGTTGTTTTGGGGTGAAGACAGTAAAAAAAGTAAGCTGCCCTTCAATTTAAATATTACTATTCCTACACAAACTGCGGCATCACAGAAAAAATAG
- the ahcY gene encoding adenosylhomocysteinase, with protein sequence MTATSPRLKHEVKDLGLAALGRQRIEWAGREMPVLQQIRDRFAIEKPFAGLRLVACAHITTETAHLAIALKAGGADALLIASNPLSTQDDVAASLVLDHEIPVFAQKGEDNETYNRHVQIALDHRPNIIVDDGSDVVATLIQERQHQIADLIGSTEETTTGIVRLRAMFREGVLTFPAVNVNDADTKHFFDNRYGTGQSTLDGIIRATNILLAGKNIVVVGYGWCGKGTALRARGMGANVIVTEIDPIKAIEAVMDGFRVLPMAEAAPQGDIFITVTGNKHVVRGEHFDVMKDGAIVCNSGHFDLELDLKYLAAQAKEIKEVRPFTEEYKLKNGKSVVVLGQGRLINLAAAEGHPSAVMDMSFANQALACEFLVKNKGKLEPGLHSIPVEVDQEIARLKLQAIGITIDSLTPDQIEYINSWTSGT encoded by the coding sequence ATGACCGCAACTTCTCCCCGATTAAAGCACGAGGTTAAAGACCTCGGCCTAGCTGCCTTGGGAAGACAGCGCATTGAATGGGCTGGACGCGAAATGCCAGTTTTGCAGCAAATCCGCGATCGCTTTGCAATCGAAAAGCCTTTCGCTGGTTTACGCCTTGTAGCTTGTGCCCACATTACAACCGAAACAGCACATTTGGCGATCGCTCTGAAAGCCGGTGGTGCAGACGCGCTTTTAATTGCTAGCAACCCACTATCAACGCAAGATGACGTAGCCGCTAGCCTCGTCCTCGATCATGAAATTCCCGTCTTTGCTCAAAAAGGCGAAGATAACGAAACCTATAACCGCCACGTTCAAATAGCTTTAGATCATCGCCCCAACATTATTGTTGATGACGGTAGCGATGTGGTTGCAACTTTGATACAAGAACGCCAACACCAAATCGCTGATTTGATTGGTAGCACCGAAGAAACCACCACCGGCATTGTGCGTTTACGCGCCATGTTTAGAGAAGGCGTTCTTACCTTCCCCGCAGTCAACGTCAACGACGCCGACACCAAGCACTTCTTTGATAATCGCTATGGTACTGGGCAATCAACCCTAGATGGCATTATCCGCGCCACAAATATTTTGTTGGCTGGTAAAAATATTGTCGTCGTCGGTTATGGCTGGTGTGGTAAAGGTACAGCCCTCCGCGCCCGTGGGATGGGTGCTAATGTCATCGTTACCGAAATCGACCCCATCAAGGCAATTGAAGCCGTAATGGATGGCTTCCGCGTCCTACCAATGGCTGAAGCTGCACCCCAAGGTGATATTTTTATCACTGTGACTGGTAACAAGCACGTCGTTCGCGGTGAACACTTCGATGTCATGAAAGACGGTGCGATCGTTTGTAACTCCGGTCACTTTGACTTGGAACTTGATTTGAAATACTTGGCTGCACAAGCTAAGGAAATCAAAGAAGTTCGTCCTTTCACCGAAGAATATAAGTTGAAAAATGGTAAATCAGTTGTCGTTCTTGGACAAGGACGCTTGATTAACCTGGCTGCGGCTGAAGGACACCCCAGCGCGGTAATGGATATGAGTTTTGCGAACCAAGCCTTGGCTTGTGAATTCCTGGTGAAGAATAAGGGTAAGTTGGAACCTGGTTTGCACTCAATTCCGGTTGAAGTTGATCAAGAAATTGCGCGGTTGAAATTGCAGGCTATTGGTATCACGATTGATAGCCTAACTCCTGACCAAATTGAGTACATCAATTCTTGGACTTCAGGAACTTGA
- a CDS encoding mechanosensitive ion channel family protein, whose amino-acid sequence MRFQFLALALPAVGIASSMAIAVVSVPKATAQIPFVPQLQAPSSVSNDPDNRIVSGWIYLDGRRLFQIAASRTNFPERIENIQQSLQRISQGYFRSSGNDEAKVEVRQVNELPVIYVNGQYLMTITSDDARLRQVDMATSANQIRDALQQDLQQAKEERQTQFLIDQGKIAAGIGLVMILMSLGVYSWQRRSQKDLVNPIASQLPRVPLNSPISQAAAAAQPIATQLNQQQHRHLQEVKRRLFQLSQAGIWGGGSFFILGLFPYTRAFQVGILNAAQFPLRLGVVLLGTYVVIRLTYALIDRFTTTLISSGALLTPESSERLQLRVSTFSGVTKSIATGICVGVGFLLALVALGIDIVPLLAGASLVGVAVSLASQNLIKDAINGFLIILEDQYALGDVINVGDVGGLVENLNLRMTQLRDSEGRLITIPNSEIKVVANLSSRWSRADLTIPVAYQADTEEALKLIKTVADKMNQELQWQRQILEPPQVLGIDQFGDRGLIIRVWIKTQPLKQWDVAREFRRRLKIALDEAGISISVPQQAIWVNDDQSLNFQGNGNGKAN is encoded by the coding sequence GTGCGTTTTCAATTTTTGGCGTTGGCTTTGCCCGCCGTAGGCATCGCTAGTTCAATGGCCATAGCTGTTGTATCTGTGCCAAAAGCCACAGCCCAGATTCCTTTTGTCCCTCAACTGCAAGCTCCTAGTAGTGTGAGCAATGACCCAGATAACAGAATTGTTTCGGGCTGGATTTATTTAGATGGTCGGCGCTTGTTTCAAATAGCAGCATCAAGAACCAACTTTCCCGAACGTATAGAAAATATCCAGCAGAGTTTGCAAAGAATTAGCCAAGGTTACTTTCGGTCATCTGGAAACGACGAAGCCAAGGTAGAGGTTCGGCAAGTAAATGAGTTACCAGTAATTTATGTCAACGGACAATACCTGATGACCATCACTTCCGATGATGCCAGATTGCGACAGGTAGACATGGCAACATCGGCAAATCAAATCAGAGATGCCTTGCAACAAGACTTGCAACAAGCAAAGGAAGAAAGACAAACTCAATTTTTAATCGACCAAGGTAAAATTGCTGCGGGCATTGGATTGGTGATGATTCTCATGAGTTTGGGGGTATATAGCTGGCAGCGGCGTTCCCAAAAGGATTTAGTAAACCCCATTGCTTCCCAACTCCCCAGAGTGCCCCTAAACTCACCAATTTCGCAAGCAGCAGCAGCAGCCCAACCAATTGCAACACAACTGAATCAACAGCAACACCGACATCTGCAAGAAGTTAAGAGACGATTGTTTCAGCTAAGTCAAGCCGGAATTTGGGGAGGTGGAAGCTTCTTTATTTTGGGTCTATTTCCCTATACACGAGCGTTTCAAGTAGGAATTCTCAATGCAGCCCAATTTCCTTTGCGATTAGGCGTTGTGTTACTGGGAACCTATGTAGTGATCCGTTTGACCTACGCCCTGATTGACCGCTTCACCACCACTTTAATCAGCAGTGGTGCTTTACTGACTCCAGAAAGTTCTGAACGGCTGCAACTGCGAGTTTCCACATTTTCTGGCGTGACTAAAAGCATCGCTACTGGAATCTGCGTAGGAGTGGGTTTCTTGCTAGCGCTGGTGGCATTGGGGATAGATATCGTTCCCTTGCTAGCGGGTGCAAGTTTAGTTGGTGTTGCAGTGTCTCTGGCCTCGCAAAACTTAATTAAAGATGCGATTAATGGTTTCTTGATCATTCTAGAAGACCAGTACGCTTTAGGCGATGTGATTAATGTGGGAGACGTGGGAGGCTTAGTAGAAAATTTGAATCTGCGGATGACCCAACTACGGGATTCTGAAGGACGCTTGATTACGATTCCCAATAGTGAAATTAAAGTTGTTGCTAATCTTTCTAGTCGTTGGTCACGAGCCGATTTAACAATTCCCGTCGCCTACCAAGCCGATACAGAAGAGGCTTTGAAGTTGATTAAAACTGTTGCCGACAAGATGAATCAAGAACTGCAATGGCAACGTCAAATTTTGGAACCGCCGCAAGTTTTGGGAATAGATCAATTTGGCGATCGCGGTTTGATTATTCGCGTCTGGATAAAAACACAGCCCCTCAAACAATGGGATGTCGCACGAGAGTTTCGCCGCCGCCTGAAAATTGCCTTAGACGAAGCTGGAATTTCTATTTCTGTGCCTCAACAAGCAATTTGGGTCAATGATGATCAGTCGTTAAATTTTCAAGGTAATGGCAATGGCAAAGCTAATTAG
- a CDS encoding histone deacetylase gives MDLPIIYHPDYIAPLPEGHRFPMSKFRKLYELLLADGVANQEQFHTPERPPHELIELVHTPKYVQAYCEGTLDPKAQRRIGLPWSPELANRTCVAVGGTILTAKLALSQGLACNTAGGTHHAFPSYGSGFCIFNDLAIACRVLQKIGLVQKILIVDLDVHQGDGTAFIFQDDDSVFTFSMHCEVNFPGTKQNSDLDVPLPVGMEDDAYLQTLANYLSDLLSKVKPDLVFYDAGVDPHIGDRLGKLALTDAGIFRREMQVLSTCMSSGYPVACVIGGGYADDMKSLVWRHSLLHRAASEVYRQYKL, from the coding sequence ATGGACTTGCCAATTATTTACCACCCAGATTACATTGCTCCCTTACCTGAAGGACATCGCTTTCCGATGTCTAAATTCCGAAAACTTTACGAATTGCTGTTAGCTGATGGTGTAGCTAATCAAGAACAATTTCACACACCTGAACGTCCGCCACACGAATTGATAGAGTTAGTCCACACCCCAAAGTATGTTCAAGCTTATTGCGAAGGAACCCTAGACCCCAAAGCACAGCGTCGCATTGGTTTGCCTTGGAGTCCAGAATTAGCAAATCGTACTTGTGTAGCGGTAGGTGGTACGATACTCACTGCTAAACTAGCATTAAGTCAAGGTTTAGCTTGCAATACTGCTGGTGGAACTCATCATGCCTTTCCTAGTTATGGGTCTGGTTTTTGTATTTTCAACGATTTAGCGATCGCTTGTCGCGTTTTACAAAAAATTGGACTTGTCCAAAAAATCCTAATTGTGGATTTGGATGTTCATCAAGGAGACGGCACTGCTTTTATCTTCCAAGACGACGACAGCGTTTTTACTTTCTCCATGCACTGCGAAGTCAATTTCCCCGGTACTAAACAAAACAGCGATTTGGATGTTCCTTTGCCGGTGGGAATGGAGGATGATGCTTATTTACAAACTTTGGCAAATTATTTATCAGATTTATTATCTAAAGTCAAGCCAGACTTAGTATTTTATGATGCTGGCGTTGATCCTCATATAGGCGATCGTTTAGGCAAATTAGCCCTTACCGATGCCGGGATTTTCCGCCGCGAAATGCAGGTTTTAAGTACTTGTATGAGTAGCGGTTATCCCGTCGCCTGCGTCATTGGCGGTGGTTATGCTGATGATATGAAATCTTTAGTTTGGCGGCATTCCCTGCTACATCGCGCCGCCAGTGAAGTTTACCGCCAATATAAACTTTGA
- a CDS encoding translation initiation factor IF-2 N-terminal domain-containing protein: MNNGKPRIYELAKELNLDSKKLLVICEKLKIVVKSHTSSISESEAERIRVAVNKLTAKSSKTTKITSEDWGYTFIASAIDSFIRHLEGETALKSYPEFRERRDRANELMYECVGKKPSLFYVRRKGVGKEAREEIWDLTIATDSDEFQLPARLEKLRKTLGFRAAVQKDGRGSLKILSAYLLQPSRAHADSYAVPCRLRLLPNHQHHLDIPPATLKRIAAAPVCGDHVPTEDQLKAWKAFLQIEEKIAKARQFCVRYVSHNYNFKRRISFEIDVASATLDGFYQNSLDVENFWERARRTKNEDLKLFETAPVGKNWISGRQLGTVEEVDPNRCIISLRLERDLAEYMATERYKLPDTGFLCFEAVGDIQQIQRKKKALDDLNNGYTQNPYLGNFLFDASQARQIKTTVELQPQDLLLSSANPGQKAAVEKVLAAKDLVLIQGPPGTGKTTVIAEICYQIALRGGRTLIASQANLAVDNALSRLVHNPVIRAVRKGRAEKVGEEGQPFLEDQVIGRWLENTATDCENNLTQRLENIQVFSQLLASSERFAAYLQVEEEFNQQQTKFNKNKLKLEANFKNQETSYNETLEKQSEVELLISGLKNILNTAPNINWEAPEVTDFLPLLKPYTEGNSLVEEFLANVRQTIKYTNELGFLRPALGAFGLAAWLRETVAIEISEFKTALTYAQEASKAILEVAASVQVVKQNFASLNQLQPDYHQYLTKLQNLQQTIQIWENRKREIDYIISAVKEWKSTAPSHLYQTLKDCQQSGLPLTENLVDLPLGLLMFANTLKLPIVPKVYKINLPEWELLTKAIAYEIDGGFTDRRGKQHNFSYFLQENFSQIPMVLSKSDRTQWQETYQQFNNYQLLNPKQRKLLVENTQVFLIRMQRTYGASWEWNNLDSTLTRITQELLDIILANARQCVLKVKTETEQQLQHLQRQLNELQKTEVSQQQISITQAEAEKAQEDANLQLGRVINSLQELNQQPNIPVQLRILIEKYLTTQSNIWEQPQEFSNQVNSWGTCIIQLESLISSLEPFSVLETIQNSLREHLSKLKQETEVSLQQLQQLQTNLREIEQKSQPQPSEDLIVERNWWLTGWQTIPDKFKLENCHGDLFNLEFLRKINVQFESWQQQLQKDETYINKYQNFVQDWIGKLRQPTERDRDDLRRIYLDNANVVGITCVQAASRGFSEEFKSFDVVIIDEVSKCTPPELLIPALKGKKLVMVGDHRQLPPMLDTSTVEEVAQTMGNTRDELQFLEESLFKSQFESADESIKQMLTTQYRMHPFIMGAINQFYDGKLESGILEPDTKRAHHLAGEIIQESQHLLWVKTPIENQFLEQRNGTSYFNTPEIDAIERLCHQFETTWASRVANGEPKKEIAVITFYGAQLRKIDERLQSELFPSLEIRTGTVDRFQGMERPVVIVSMVRNNSKGDVGFAKKPERVNVAFSRAQELLIIVGCHNLFTHQSGKVGSMYSEVSNIVSLHEGFVDVSRLFS; the protein is encoded by the coding sequence ATGAATAACGGCAAACCCAGAATCTACGAACTAGCAAAAGAATTAAATTTAGATAGTAAAAAGCTATTAGTAATTTGTGAAAAGCTCAAAATTGTAGTCAAAAGTCATACTAGCAGTATCTCAGAATCCGAGGCAGAACGTATTCGTGTAGCGGTAAATAAACTAACAGCAAAATCCTCGAAAACTACTAAAATAACCTCTGAAGATTGGGGCTATACATTTATAGCTTCAGCAATTGATAGCTTTATCCGTCATCTGGAAGGGGAAACTGCCCTGAAATCATATCCCGAATTTCGGGAGCGGCGCGATCGCGCCAATGAGTTAATGTATGAATGTGTCGGTAAAAAGCCTTCTCTCTTTTATGTGCGTCGCAAAGGCGTGGGGAAAGAGGCAAGAGAAGAAATTTGGGATTTGACAATAGCAACAGACAGCGATGAGTTTCAATTACCCGCAAGACTAGAGAAGCTCAGAAAAACATTAGGATTTAGAGCAGCTGTACAAAAAGATGGACGTGGCAGTTTAAAAATACTGTCGGCTTATTTGTTACAACCCTCACGGGCACACGCCGATAGCTATGCTGTACCTTGTCGCTTGCGTTTGCTGCCTAATCATCAGCATCATCTCGACATACCGCCCGCAACATTGAAACGCATCGCCGCCGCGCCAGTTTGTGGCGATCATGTACCCACAGAAGATCAGCTGAAAGCTTGGAAAGCCTTTTTGCAGATTGAGGAAAAAATCGCTAAAGCGCGTCAGTTTTGCGTGCGTTATGTAAGTCATAACTATAACTTCAAAAGACGGATCAGTTTTGAAATAGATGTAGCCTCAGCCACCCTTGACGGCTTTTATCAAAATTCCCTTGATGTAGAAAACTTTTGGGAACGAGCAAGACGCACAAAAAACGAAGATTTAAAGCTTTTTGAAACTGCACCCGTTGGCAAAAATTGGATTAGCGGTCGTCAATTAGGGACTGTTGAGGAAGTTGACCCCAACCGTTGTATTATCAGCCTCAGATTAGAACGCGATTTAGCTGAATATATGGCAACAGAGCGTTATAAGTTGCCAGATACAGGATTTTTGTGTTTTGAAGCAGTTGGTGATATTCAGCAGATTCAGCGCAAGAAAAAAGCTTTAGATGATTTGAATAATGGTTACACCCAAAATCCCTATTTGGGTAACTTTTTATTCGATGCTTCTCAGGCTCGACAAATCAAAACAACTGTTGAACTTCAGCCACAAGATTTGTTGTTATCTTCTGCTAATCCTGGTCAGAAAGCAGCAGTAGAAAAGGTACTTGCCGCTAAGGATCTTGTTCTTATTCAAGGGCCACCGGGTACTGGTAAAACTACCGTAATTGCCGAGATTTGCTATCAAATAGCCCTTCGTGGTGGACGAACTTTAATTGCTTCTCAAGCCAATTTAGCAGTAGATAACGCCCTTAGTCGATTAGTTCACAACCCAGTGATTCGGGCTGTACGCAAAGGTAGAGCCGAGAAAGTTGGCGAGGAAGGACAGCCATTTCTAGAAGACCAAGTAATTGGCAGATGGCTAGAAAATACTGCAACTGACTGTGAAAATAATCTGACTCAACGACTCGAAAATATCCAAGTTTTCAGTCAATTGCTAGCATCATCAGAAAGATTTGCAGCTTACTTACAAGTAGAGGAAGAATTTAATCAGCAACAAACTAAATTCAATAAAAATAAGTTAAAGCTAGAGGCTAACTTTAAAAACCAAGAAACATCTTACAACGAAACTCTAGAGAAACAGAGCGAAGTTGAATTACTAATTTCAGGGCTAAAAAATATACTAAATACTGCTCCAAATATCAACTGGGAAGCTCCAGAAGTCACAGATTTTTTGCCACTTCTTAAGCCATACACAGAAGGGAACAGTTTAGTAGAAGAATTTTTAGCAAATGTTCGTCAAACCATCAAATATACTAATGAACTTGGCTTTTTGCGTCCGGCGCTTGGCGCTTTTGGTTTAGCGGCTTGGTTGCGTGAAACTGTAGCAATAGAAATTTCTGAATTTAAAACTGCTTTGACTTATGCTCAAGAAGCCAGTAAAGCCATCTTAGAAGTTGCAGCATCAGTGCAGGTTGTCAAACAAAATTTTGCCTCGTTAAATCAGCTACAACCAGATTATCACCAATATCTTACCAAGCTGCAAAATTTACAGCAAACAATCCAGATATGGGAAAACCGTAAACGGGAAATTGATTATATTATCTCAGCAGTGAAAGAATGGAAATCTACAGCACCTTCCCATCTGTATCAAACATTAAAAGATTGTCAGCAATCAGGTTTACCACTAACAGAGAATTTAGTGGACTTGCCGCTAGGTTTGTTGATGTTTGCGAATACATTAAAATTACCAATAGTACCAAAAGTATACAAAATTAACTTACCAGAATGGGAGTTATTGACAAAGGCGATCGCTTATGAAATAGACGGAGGTTTTACTGACAGGCGGGGTAAACAGCATAATTTTAGCTATTTTTTACAAGAAAATTTTAGTCAAATTCCAATGGTGCTATCAAAGAGCGATCGCACCCAATGGCAAGAAACCTATCAACAGTTTAACAATTATCAGCTACTCAACCCCAAACAGCGAAAGTTACTAGTTGAGAATACCCAGGTTTTCTTAATTAGAATGCAACGGACTTATGGAGCATCATGGGAATGGAATAATCTTGACTCTACTCTCACCCGCATTACACAAGAATTGCTAGATATAATCCTTGCAAATGCACGTCAATGCGTTTTAAAAGTCAAAACGGAAACTGAACAACAGCTTCAGCATTTGCAACGACAATTAAATGAACTTCAGAAAACTGAAGTTAGCCAACAGCAAATATCTATTACTCAAGCTGAGGCTGAAAAAGCACAGGAAGATGCTAATTTGCAGCTTGGACGAGTGATTAATAGCTTGCAAGAACTTAATCAACAGCCAAATATACCTGTTCAATTACGTATTTTAATTGAAAAATATCTCACAACACAATCAAATATTTGGGAGCAGCCGCAAGAGTTCTCAAATCAAGTGAATTCTTGGGGAACTTGTATTATTCAGCTTGAAAGCTTAATTTCATCACTAGAACCTTTTTCTGTGCTGGAGACGATTCAAAATTCTCTACGCGAGCATCTCTCAAAACTAAAGCAAGAAACTGAAGTTTCCCTACAGCAGCTTCAACAATTACAAACTAATCTGCGCGAAATAGAACAAAAATCACAACCACAACCATCAGAAGATTTAATAGTAGAAAGAAACTGGTGGTTGACAGGATGGCAAACAATACCTGATAAATTTAAGCTCGAAAATTGTCATGGTGACTTATTTAATCTAGAATTTTTACGCAAAATCAATGTTCAGTTTGAATCTTGGCAACAGCAACTCCAGAAAGATGAAACCTATATCAATAAGTATCAAAATTTTGTACAAGATTGGATTGGGAAATTAAGACAGCCAACTGAACGCGATCGCGACGATTTAAGGCGCATTTATTTAGATAATGCTAATGTCGTCGGTATCACTTGTGTTCAAGCTGCAAGCAGAGGTTTTTCGGAAGAATTCAAATCTTTTGATGTCGTCATTATTGATGAAGTTAGTAAGTGTACTCCACCAGAGTTACTAATCCCAGCATTAAAAGGCAAAAAGCTAGTCATGGTAGGCGATCATCGGCAATTACCACCCATGCTTGATACTAGCACTGTAGAAGAAGTTGCTCAAACAATGGGTAATACACGAGACGAACTACAATTTTTAGAAGAATCACTGTTTAAAAGTCAGTTTGAATCTGCTGATGAAAGCATTAAACAAATGCTAACTACACAATATCGAATGCATCCATTTATTATGGGTGCAATTAATCAGTTTTATGATGGCAAACTAGAATCTGGAATTTTGGAACCGGACACAAAACGCGCACATCATCTAGCAGGCGAAATTATCCAAGAATCTCAGCATCTTCTCTGGGTAAAAACGCCTATAGAGAATCAGTTTTTAGAGCAACGAAATGGAACTTCCTACTTTAATACTCCAGAAATTGATGCGATTGAACGTCTGTGTCACCAGTTCGAGACTACTTGGGCTTCTAGAGTTGCTAATGGTGAACCGAAAAAAGAAATTGCTGTAATTACCTTTTATGGCGCTCAATTAAGAAAAATTGATGAACGTCTGCAATCTGAACTTTTCCCTTCACTAGAAATTCGTACTGGTACTGTAGACAGATTTCAAGGTATGGAAAGACCCGTTGTAATTGTAAGTATGGTTCGCAACAATAGTAAAGGAGATGTAGGTTTTGCTAAAAAGCCAGAACGAGTAAATGTTGCATTTTCCCGCGCTCAAGAACTCCTGATAATTGTGGGTTGTCATAATTTATTTACCCATCAATCAGGTAAAGTCGGAAGTATGTATTCAGAAGTTTCAAATATTGTAAGTCTTCATGAAGGTTTCGTTGATGTTTCTCGCCTCTTCAGCTAA
- a CDS encoding HAD family hydrolase, whose amino-acid sequence MALEGVILDIDGTLVISNDVHANSWVEAFAAYDLEVPFETVRPLMGMGGDQLIPKVVPELNGEEGTGKAIAKLRKELLFDKYIPQITAANGSRNLILKMQKSGLHLVVASSASSEELEIMLKIAQVDDLLSEVTTSDDAEASKPAPDIVEAALKKGQMTPEKVVMLGDSPYDIESAGKAGVAVIGLRCGGFSDEQLSGAIAIYNDPEDLLQHYDSSILGTNA is encoded by the coding sequence ATGGCATTAGAAGGGGTGATTTTAGATATTGATGGCACGCTGGTTATAAGTAATGATGTTCATGCAAATTCCTGGGTAGAGGCATTTGCAGCTTATGACTTAGAAGTGCCATTTGAAACAGTTAGACCACTCATGGGCATGGGTGGAGATCAACTGATTCCCAAAGTAGTGCCAGAATTAAATGGTGAAGAAGGAACTGGTAAAGCGATCGCTAAACTACGCAAAGAACTATTATTTGACAAATATATACCGCAAATTACTGCTGCCAATGGGAGCAGAAACTTAATATTAAAGATGCAAAAATCGGGATTGCATCTGGTTGTCGCTAGTTCAGCCAGTTCTGAAGAACTTGAGATCATGCTCAAAATTGCCCAAGTAGATGATTTGCTCTCGGAAGTCACTACATCCGATGATGCCGAAGCATCTAAACCTGCTCCTGACATTGTAGAAGCCGCCTTGAAGAAAGGGCAAATGACTCCTGAAAAAGTCGTGATGCTAGGAGATTCGCCTTATGATATTGAGTCTGCCGGCAAAGCAGGGGTAGCTGTGATTGGTTTGCGCTGCGGTGGCTTTAGCGATGAACAACTGTCGGGAGCGATCGCAATTTACAACGATCCAGAAGATTTGCTACAGCATTATGACTCTTCTATTCTGGGTACAAATGCTTAA